A window from Lentimicrobium sp. L6 encodes these proteins:
- a CDS encoding S41 family peptidase, translating to MKKFLAFFLSILFVSSFAQESKMMRFPTMHGNQVVFTYAGDLYTVAKTGGIARKMTNDEGFEMFAKFSPDGKSIAFTGQMDGNTEVYTMAAQGGQPERLTYTATLGRDDVSDRMGPNNIVMTWKDNENIVFRSRKQTFNSFKGSLFMVNIDGELDEQLPFSYGGFCSYSPDTKKIAYNRVFREFRTWKYYQGGMADDVWIYDFTSEETINITDNVHQDIFPMWHEDKVYYISDRDRVMNLFEYDINTKQTKKVTKFDRYDIKFPSLGDNGIIFENGGELHYYDFASSTTEKVEVTILNDFPETRAQLKDASKSISSWAVSPDGNRVVFGARGDVFTLPAKSGITRNLTETSGVHERNVEWSPKGKYISYISDVSGEDEIYIVNQNGQEEAIQLTKDSDTYKFNPIWSPDGKYLLWGDKKLRLQMINVETKTVSIVAQAESWEMRDYAWSPDSKWITYTLPQSGTVSKVMVYNIDDKSTNAITNDWYDANSPSFSSDGKYLFFVSGRDFNPIYSRTEWNHAYQEMDKIYFVSLEKSTPSPFAPENDEVKIEETDKKEADKKEEESELSVRIDFDGIYDRTIAMPVDVANYWNVSAIDDNVYFAKWSRGAKGVELHKYNLKSQSDDVIGSSGSYVITADHKKMFISDQGKYAVIPLPQSKINVKDWISTKNMKVMVEPKDEWNQIYNDAWRQMRDFFYDEKMHGVDWKNIQSKYSSLVPYVNNRYDLTYIMGEMIGELSVGHAYINGGDVIKPERVKMGLLGAQLTQDKNGYYKIERILRGQNWNKSVRSPLSDVGVNISEGDYILAVDGKSVKEVKNIFELLVNKADIEVILTVNSKSSTEGGHDEIIIPIKDEASLYYYDWVQSNIDKVNKATNGQVGYIHIPDMGPEGLNEFVKHFYPQLNKKALIIDDRGNGGGNVSPMIIERLNRELTMYGMARNTGITTKPAQILNGPKVLLLDNYSASDGDLFPYQFKKLGIGTTIGVRSWGGVVGIRGSLPFIDGADLRKPEFAPFDVEGEKWVIEGYGVDPDIEIRNDPAKEFKGIDQQLDKAIEVILEQMKAYPETPQIPTKPNKSK from the coding sequence ATGAAAAAATTCTTAGCATTTTTCCTAAGTATTCTGTTTGTAAGCAGCTTTGCTCAGGAAAGTAAAATGATGAGATTTCCTACTATGCATGGAAATCAAGTAGTATTCACCTATGCTGGTGATTTATACACGGTAGCCAAAACAGGCGGAATTGCTCGTAAAATGACCAATGATGAAGGCTTCGAAATGTTCGCCAAATTTTCTCCTGATGGAAAAAGCATCGCTTTCACTGGACAAATGGATGGAAATACAGAAGTTTACACAATGGCTGCTCAAGGTGGCCAACCAGAAAGACTCACTTATACAGCCACTCTAGGTCGTGATGATGTGAGTGATCGCATGGGTCCTAATAATATAGTAATGACTTGGAAAGACAATGAAAACATTGTTTTCAGAAGTAGAAAACAGACTTTCAATTCTTTTAAAGGAAGTCTTTTTATGGTCAATATCGATGGAGAACTCGACGAACAACTTCCTTTCTCCTATGGAGGATTCTGTTCGTATTCACCTGACACAAAAAAAATAGCTTATAATAGAGTTTTTCGTGAATTTAGAACTTGGAAATACTACCAAGGGGGTATGGCTGATGATGTCTGGATCTATGATTTTACTTCTGAAGAAACGATCAATATCACAGATAATGTACATCAAGATATCTTCCCTATGTGGCATGAAGATAAAGTATACTATATTTCCGATAGAGATAGAGTCATGAACTTGTTTGAGTATGATATAAATACCAAACAAACTAAGAAAGTCACTAAATTTGATCGATATGATATTAAATTTCCAAGTTTAGGTGATAACGGGATCATCTTTGAAAATGGTGGAGAATTGCATTATTATGATTTTGCAAGCTCGACTACTGAGAAAGTTGAAGTTACTATTCTAAACGATTTTCCAGAAACTAGAGCACAATTAAAAGATGCTTCTAAAAGCATCAGTTCGTGGGCAGTATCTCCTGATGGGAATAGAGTGGTTTTTGGCGCAAGAGGTGATGTTTTCACCCTTCCTGCTAAAAGTGGAATCACACGTAACTTAACTGAAACATCTGGTGTTCATGAAAGAAATGTAGAATGGTCACCAAAAGGGAAATACATTAGCTATATCTCTGATGTTTCTGGTGAGGATGAAATCTATATTGTTAATCAAAACGGACAAGAAGAAGCCATCCAACTAACAAAAGACTCTGACACTTATAAATTCAATCCTATTTGGTCTCCTGATGGAAAATATCTTTTATGGGGTGATAAGAAACTTCGTTTGCAAATGATAAATGTAGAAACTAAAACGGTATCTATTGTAGCGCAAGCGGAATCATGGGAAATGAGAGATTATGCTTGGTCACCTGATAGCAAATGGATCACCTATACCCTTCCACAGAGTGGAACAGTTAGTAAAGTAATGGTCTATAATATTGATGATAAATCAACAAATGCAATTACCAACGATTGGTATGATGCAAATTCTCCATCTTTTAGCAGTGATGGGAAATACCTCTTCTTTGTTTCAGGAAGAGATTTTAATCCTATCTATAGCAGAACAGAATGGAACCATGCCTACCAAGAAATGGATAAAATATACTTTGTTAGTTTAGAAAAATCAACTCCTTCCCCATTTGCACCTGAAAATGATGAGGTAAAAATTGAGGAGACTGATAAAAAAGAAGCTGACAAAAAAGAGGAAGAATCTGAATTAAGTGTAAGAATTGACTTCGATGGTATTTATGATCGTACGATCGCCATGCCTGTGGACGTAGCTAATTATTGGAATGTTTCGGCCATTGATGACAATGTATATTTTGCAAAATGGAGTCGTGGTGCTAAAGGTGTCGAACTTCATAAATACAATTTGAAGAGCCAAAGCGACGATGTGATTGGTAGTTCTGGAAGTTATGTGATAACAGCAGACCATAAAAAAATGTTTATTTCCGATCAAGGCAAATACGCCGTTATCCCTTTACCACAATCGAAAATAAATGTTAAGGATTGGATCTCAACCAAAAACATGAAAGTCATGGTGGAACCAAAAGACGAATGGAATCAAATCTACAATGATGCATGGAGACAAATGAGAGATTTCTTTTATGATGAAAAAATGCATGGTGTAGATTGGAAAAACATTCAAAGCAAATATTCAAGCCTAGTTCCTTATGTAAACAACCGCTACGATCTCACCTATATAATGGGTGAAATGATTGGTGAACTCAGTGTCGGACATGCCTATATCAATGGTGGTGATGTGATTAAACCTGAAAGAGTAAAAATGGGTCTTTTAGGTGCTCAGCTTACTCAAGATAAGAATGGTTATTATAAAATTGAAAGAATCCTCCGTGGACAAAATTGGAACAAATCGGTTCGATCGCCATTAAGCGATGTGGGAGTAAATATTAGCGAAGGAGATTATATCCTTGCTGTAGATGGAAAATCAGTGAAAGAAGTGAAGAATATCTTCGAATTATTAGTGAATAAAGCAGATATCGAAGTCATTTTAACGGTAAATAGCAAATCTAGCACTGAGGGAGGTCATGATGAAATCATTATCCCTATTAAAGATGAAGCCAGTTTATACTATTACGATTGGGTTCAATCTAATATTGACAAGGTAAATAAAGCTACTAATGGCCAAGTTGGATATATTCATATTCCAGATATGGGACCAGAAGGTTTAAATGAATTTGTTAAGCATTTTTATCCACAATTAAATAAGAAAGCTTTAATTATTGATGATAGAGGAAATGGTGGTGGAAACGTTTCTCCAATGATTATCGAAAGGTTAAATAGAGAATTAACCATGTATGGAATGGCTCGAAATACTGGTATCACAACTAAACCAGCTCAAATTCTAAATGGTCCAAAAGTTCTACTTCTCGACAACTATTCCGCATCTGATGGAGATTTATTCCCATATCAATTCAAGAAATTAGGAATTGGAACCACCATTGGTGTTCGTTCTTGGGGTGGTGTTGTTGGAATTAGAGGAAGCTTACCATTTATTGATGGTGCTGACTTAAGAAAGCCTGAGTTTGCACCTTTTGATGTAGAAGGTGAAAAATGGGTAATTGAAGGATATGGAGTTGATCCTGACATTGAAATTAGAAACGATCCAGCTAAAGAATTCAAGGGTATAGACCAACAATTAGACAAGGCGATAGAAGTTATTCTTGAGCAGATGAAAGCTTATCCTGAAACACCTCAAATACCAACCAAACCAAACAAGAGTAAATAA